The Gossypium hirsutum isolate 1008001.06 chromosome D03, Gossypium_hirsutum_v2.1, whole genome shotgun sequence genomic interval CCGACTTGTAAAATATCCGGTCCAATAAGCATTTTGACTGTCTGCATAACTGCCATGCATCATCGAAGCGTACGTGTAAAAGATCAGCCTAAGCAAACTTGAAAACAAATGGTCAAGCAAATGAAGTGCTTACGGGAAATAGTCATTAGTTTTAAGTGGCCACGTTTCGTTTGCGGCATTTTTTGCATCGGTATATATGGATGGTGTAGAATACAATGCGTTCACTCTGCCATCCTAAGAAAAGGGAGCACAAATGAATAGTATTGTACACATTGAGGGAAAATTCGAGCTCAAAAgctacaatttcaaaataaaattagcGATTAAAAATCAATTTCATTGTCTGAAAGTACCTTGTTAACATAGTGAATAAATTTGTCCATCTGTCTGAACCATGTTTCAGCATATTGATATTGGAAATCATCTCCCATTGTCCACATAATATGGTTCGTCCTCGTCACGTTGGCCTAATCGGAAAGAACGAAAAATAAAAACTGATAGTCAGGCTCCTAACTTGAGAAACAAGAAACCCAAAAAACGGAACGAACAGTTTACTTGGATCATTGCAGCATTAATGAAGTCGTTAACCCGCTGTTCAACATTGTAATCGAATAGAAGAGGATTGTCCTGGAGGCATAGAAAGTAATACACAACAAACACGAACAACGATCAATACAAAAACCACATAACTCTTTGTTAAACATTATCGTACCTGGACAGGCGCGGAATCATCATCCACTTCAAAATGGAAACCGGTCGGAGGACTATAATGAATGGGAAAAGCATTCGCGAAAATCTGCAGGGTGACCAAGAAGTTAATACAAAAAGTAAAATGTTATAACTACAGGATTTTTTATTCCGAACCTGAGATGAAGAACCGAATGTATTGGACCCTTGCCATATAACCTCGAGAGACTTCTTGTTCTTCCGTTGAGCTCTATCTTGATAATCAATCCTTGCAAAATGCATTGAATCAAAGCCAACCTGTAGGAAACAATGTACCAAAATGTGtcatttattcaaattaaaatcgGTTTCGAGTcggttaaattgattgaattatgcACCTCAGCACCGAGTAGGTAACTTTGCACAGCAGAATGACCAAAAGGATCGATTTGCCATCCAGCACGAGGAACATTGTTGAATTGCTCCTTTATCGCACGATGGCCTAAAGTCGTTTGATCGATCATGTCTATATAATGTGTTGCAGCTTCATCATGCATACACCAACCACCATTACTGCATATACAATCCCCAATAGGCCAGTTTCAGTATATATGCAATAATCAAACCTTACAAGACATCAAGTTGCTCGGTAACCAAACATACACGAACTCCAATCGACCTGCATCCACAAGTTCTTTCACTTGTTCTTGTATTTCTGAACTTTGTTCCGTCCACCATCGTTGGAAAAATGCCTGTATAAATTCATACCGAACTTTATTATTACACGAACATGAACATGACTGGACTCAAGActagaaaaatgaccatttaCCATCTCGGCAAACACGAATTTCCTATTCGGATCACGAAGCAATGCATCGACGACCGAATCGAGCACATTCTGTACACAAGCACCCTGCATACACAAATCACTTAAAAAAAACCATCAAACATAACAAAGCTCATTGTCATTGAGTAAAATTAACATAAACATGGTGAGAACCGAACCTGAATGCTGTTGTTTGATCCAACATAATACTGATCAACAGTCTTTAACCAGCCAACATCGTCATGCGAATGCGGTACCAAATGAACGTTTAGTTTCCCCGGAACAATCCTGGCTCCGGTATCGTACTTCGCGTACACCGTTCCGGCATTAAAACAAACAACAACGACAACAGCAAGAACAACATAAACTGTAAAAATCTCATGTTTTCTCATTGTTATCACTGGTAATAATAATAACCCAGTTTTGTGCATTGTTGTTATTGTTCCATTTATAAACCTTCAACAGGCAATACCAAGGATATCATAAATGGCAATAATAAAAGGACAAACAAACTATGTTCTGGCATGTTGGTGGCTGGGGGGCCGGCCAACGCTCAATATTTGTATTTTTGGGAAGTTTTTTAATGGGGATTAAAGTAAATGGATTTTTTAACTATAAACTGATGCCACACTACACGATACTAATATTAACGTAAATTACACCCaaaatcattaaactattagtaaatttacgttttggtcactcaactttaaaaagttacaaacggtcactaaattattcgaaagttttcatttaaatcattgaactatttaaaaaaatttatctaagtaattgggttattaattttttttaaaagtacgATTAAATGATTGATACGATATATCAGTACTCATCGACAAGTAGAAGAACAAATCTTAGATTTAAGTTGATCTGACGATTGGTGTTGGAGATTAGAGAAaaagttatttgaattttaattcgcAGATTCGTGATTTCATGAAAAAAACTGAACTATAAAAGAGAAGGGGAAGaagagctttcgattggtgcagGCGGTGCGAACAGAGAAGGTcgtacaataataattttaacaacctaatgatttaaatgaaaattttcgaataatttaataatcattttataattttttaaagttaagtgactaaaacataaatttattaattgtttAGTAATTTAAGGGtagtttaattttactttttaacaATAACTGATGATGGCACACAGTAcacaatattaatattaaatagcGGATACCGAGGATAATGGCCTGTCTGTTACTGAAGATCCTGGCCGTTGAATGTTATCATATATGTGAATCCAAGGGTTGGAAATGGAAGAAGACTAAGCGAAACAATGAGTAGGGGTGCAAGCATTTGAGCTAGAAGAACCTAAGTATAATCCGTGAATGTTTGAAGGTTAAAATATCTTTAAATCCTTGTAGTCTTTGTAAATTCaaattttagtccttttacttttacttttcgAGATTTAGTCAatatactttttagattttaaaattcaagtccaatcGTTAACTCCACATTAAAATTCTTCTGTCAAATTCATTACTCACTCGAtagcaatttaaaaataataataaagtggtAATGTAGatgaatttaatataaaaattttaacgtGTAAACAATTGGATCTgtgtttttttaatctttttacaagataaaattacaatttattcacacaaaaaatttataattcaattttgactacctaaaaagattttttaaattcGCTCGTGCCTAAACCCGGTATATGAACACCTCTACCCCAATTAATTTAGTAAACAATTGATTTCCTCACAGCTGacctaattaaaaaaatctataaaatttaacGTAGTCGCCATCTTTGAAAGCTTAAACAACAAATGGAACAACGCCTCTCTCTTGTCAATTTATGTATGTAAGAAACATCGACACCAAGGATAAGAGTTAAAGggtcttatttaaaaaaaaaaatttaagggtaagaaaaaaacaaaactaaaataaaataaaaactttttttttatatacttccTTTCGTTTGAGTGTAGAATCACGATTCCTAGTTTCTCATCAATCTTTGAAAAAgagaataatgcgcttcaacaCACTCAAACTTATATCCTCTTACACTGACAATAATAGTTTTGCGAattaaactaagactcaatcgacaaaaCTTTGATGCATTAATATTTtgctttttatgattttttttttattgcattatggtttggtttggttttgcGGATCAAGGGAGGTTTAACCAATCGGAAAAGTGTGAGATTTGGATAAGGAATCACTGCATAACCGTGAGACTGTTTGGGTTAAGCAGTCAACGCATGTATCACTCGATTTCTTAATAAGCTTGGTTTGCTTCAGCACTATGATTTCTTAATAATCGAGGGATTGAGGGTTTctggaaattttggattttagATTGTTCATCATTGGTTTccatatataataacataacacCCAGAAAAATGTTGATTCACTGCAAATAAGTTGTATGATAATATAGTAAAATCTGTACTagaacaatatatatatgtatatatataattagtggAAACATGAATGAGATGCATTTCAATGAAAATAACATATGCTTTTACAAAGGCCTTCAAAACGAAATAATAACCATCAACATGCATCCTGGTGGTAACCATGAAGAGCTTCCGTATCTGCACAACaaatctaattatatatataaaaagaaaacattaaaatctagCATGTATTGATAACAGCTATGTATCATGAACCATGCAAAATCGAATTATAGCACAACCTGAAAGAAAAACGAATCCGAACAAACATCACTTCTTGTCTTCCTCCTTTGGTGCCTTGTCCTCATCTTGCTTCTGCTGGGGCTGAAAGGGTAGTAGCATAAACATCAACAGAAAGTAATGAGAaacaaatttgatataaaatgcGCACATTGGTGTATCGGTTAGAGATCTGATAAGGCCAAAGAGGCCTTGGCATTATACGCAACGGCTGAAAAACTGGGACTTTGATGCCCCAGGTTCGACTACCGCATTGCGTAAATCATGTGTGGATATTAGTTTGATTGTGCTCTTTAAAGCTAGATAGACAAGAAATATCTTGAGAACCTTATTGTTCAATTTAATGGTAAGGCTATACACAAATGGGGTAGTCCCCGAACACCCAAAACACCGATGCTAGTTCGAAGGGGAATGAATTCCGAGGAGCAAAGTATTAAATACGACCATGAACCACAGTGAACTGCAAAAATAATCCTCTGATCCCTACtataaatcattttaatattttatcctGCTACTAAGTTCAATGAGCTTACCTCAGATTGGCTTTGCATGGAAGCAAGCACCTCCTTAACTGAAGGATCGTTTGGATCTACCCCGGGAAGCTGCACAAGGAATAATTTAGCATTAAACGATCTTTTATTTTCTGAACTCAGAACTTGGATATAATGATGAAAGAAGATAAACAGAAAATGCAGCAGACATACCGATGCAAGGATGGAGGATACGAATGACTGGTCTGCCAATAACTTACTCATATCTGCCTGACTAGATGAATCTTTTGCACTGTCTTGCACGGATAATTGAAGAGCTGAGAGAATTGGAAATACATAGAATTAAATCAGCATTCATGGAGAAAGGAATTAATACAGACATATCTCAGGTCTGACTTGAATCAACAAGTTTCTGAGATGAAAAACTAATTTCGGAGGGTGATTTAACTTGCATAGAAAGCTACAAATAGTATGAACTTGTAACTCGTAATCATTCAAACAACTTAAAGTGACCTGAGGACACGCTTTGGTCATCGTTGACCATCAACTGCAATCAGCAAAATATGCATACAAATAATTTTTTCCTAACACCTATATGTCTGGTTTTTCTCATAAAGAAAGGAATAGTTGTTACAAATATGCAACGACTCGGTACACTTACCTAATGCCAGCTCTGGATCCTCAGTAGCTGCATCTGACATCTCAGTATCCTGTAAATCATGGCTGGAGGCAGGCTCATCCATCGACATTGCAAGAGCCTGCTGTAGTAACGTATTGTCATCATCAGTAACAGACTCGAGGTCAGTTGTATCTCGACATGGAAGAGCAAGGGTCAATCATGTCTTTTTATGGAATAATTGTCCCACCCGAAGCCACTATCCTATTGAACCAAGTAATAACGAGACACAAAACAATACTACCCTTCTATAAAAACATCCACTCACAAAAAGAACAACAAAATTAAATGGGAATAAAACCATACtaaccaaaaattcatttttcttattATCAGCTTCTGAAGCTCCCTCACTAGCACGTTCTGTCATTGTCGCATCCTGTTCTTCCCCACCCTTTTCTTGTTTTGATGACTCTTCTGCTGCCTTTTTAGCAGCAGCTTCTTGCCTGGCTCTCTCCTCTTCCATTGAAACTCTAAGAGCAAGGGCCAGTTCAGGATCAAGGTTGGGATCCACGCCGAACTCAAAACCAGAGATGCCACCAGCTGCAGCTGCTGCTGCCGAAGCTGCAAAACCACTTCCACCTTCCCCGTCCCCAGTGAAGATGGGTGTACTGCCATGGATACAATAAATATCCAGCTTCAGCAATAACATCACAATTACGAGTAATTAGCACGCTGGAAAGAGAAAAAATCACCTAAATCACTAACCTTAGAAGTACATCAGAGAGAGCATTAGGACCAGCAGGAATATGAACGATGTGACTAGTATCATTATTGTTAACAGCAGCAAGAAGCGCTTCGAGCTTCTCTGTCTTCCCTTCATCATCTTCACCGAAATTTACAATATCAAGCGTTACACTGttctttttcaacttctttcCAATCATCTCCAATGTCTTCTTCTCATGTTTGACAGGGCtgcagaaaaaaaaaatcatacctcattttttacaaccaaaacattgaaaaaaaaacatttctctgttaatataaaaaatggcaataacaaaaaaaaaaaacaccttcCAGCAAAGACAATAATCCTTTGCTGCTGCTTTTTATTTTGCCGATGCTTAAGCGCCAATTGAGCCACTTGAATCCCAGCTGCCAAGTTCATTTCACCACCTATTTCTAAGCCTAGATTATGATAAGCAAAAGCTCCAATTTAGCAACTTTTATTACAAAACAATGTTAACaaaactataatatatatataggggaGGAATCCACTTACACAAAATTTCATAACTCTttgatatgattaatattttaacaatcctactcaggggcgaagccagaaaattacctttggggggccaaagtgcaattttaccattatactaattagtaatttcataaatttcaaagGGATTAAAAGGCATATCTTTACCATTTTTGGGGCAGCCAAGGCCACTGCCTACCCCCCTTATCTATGCCCCTGATCCTACCATTTAAAATCGATATGATAACTCTATTATATCTATCTAGAATAGTatctttattaatatattaatttactcaaaattagacatgcatgatctacacgaatgaaatataaaatatgagagttagattgttaaaatattaatagtacaATGGTGTACAGATcctccctatatatatatatacattatgcCTAAAGCAAGCTAAGAAACGAACCGTGCATGCAAGCTAAGATTTTGCCAAGATCACTTGTGGGAGTGACCAAAACACGAACACCTTTGCCTGCCATTGTTAAAACTCCCACTGTATTCTCTGGATTAGACTGTTAAAACCCTCTAATTCAATAAAAGCTCAAACCTTTTTTTCTTCCATAATaaactaaaaccctaaatttcaCATGCAATAAACAAATCAACATACATTTTTTTAGCAAAATTCAAATTGATTCCTTTTTTTTAATCCGGTCTACCTGAGTTTTAGCTCCACAAATAAGGTTAACAGCATCGGCTTGAGCCTGAAATCGAGAAGGACCGTAATCACCATTCCGCATCCACTCCGAATTATCAATACAGATCATCGTTGCCTGCAAATGcacaaaaattaagataaaaaaaagcaATTTTAATCGAAAGAAAAATTGGAAGAATTGGAATTTGGGAAGAGAAATGGAAATTGGGATTTTAGGGGGTTTA includes:
- the LOC107909460 gene encoding 26S proteasome non-ATPase regulatory subunit 4 homolog isoform X2, which encodes MVLEATMICIDNSEWMRNGDYGPSRFQAQADAVNLICGAKTQSNPENTVGVLTMAGKGVRVLVTPTSDLGKILACMHGLEIGGEMNLAAGIQVAQLALKHRQNKKQQQRIIVFAGSPVKHEKKTLEMIGKKLKKNSVTLDIVNFGEDDEGKTEKLEALLAAVNNNDTSHIVHIPAGPNALSDVLLSTPIFTGDGEGGSGFAASAAAAAAGGISGFEFGVDPNLDPELALALRVSMEEERARQEAAAKKAAEESSKQEKGGEEQDATMTERASEGASEADNKKNEFLALAMSMDEPASSHDLQDTEMSDAATEDPELALALQLSVQDSAKDSSSQADMSKLLADQSFVSSILASLPGVDPNDPSVKEVLASMQSQSEPQQKQDEDKAPKEEDKK
- the LOC107909460 gene encoding 26S proteasome non-ATPase regulatory subunit 4 homolog isoform X1, which encodes MVLEATMICIDNSEWMRNGDYGPSRFQAQADAVNLICGAKTQSNPENTVGVLTMAGKGVRVLVTPTSDLGKILACMHGLEIGGEMNLAAGIQVAQLALKHRQNKKQQQRIIVFAGSPVKHEKKTLEMIGKKLKKNSVTLDIVNFGEDDEGKTEKLEALLAAVNNNDTSHIVHIPAGPNALSDVLLSTPIFTGDGEGGSGFAASAAAAAAGGISGFEFGVDPNLDPELALALRVSMEEERARQEAAAKKAAEESSKQEKGGEEQDATMTERASEGASEADNKKNEFLQALAMSMDEPASSHDLQDTEMSDAATEDPELALALQLSVQDSAKDSSSQADMSKLLADQSFVSSILASLPGVDPNDPSVKEVLASMQSQSEPQQKQDEDKAPKEEDKK